GGCGCAACGCCGCCACGATGCGCTCGCAACTGCCTTGTTCGCCGCGGCAGCCAGTGCCACGCTGCCGACGATCGGGGGTGCTGCCCCGACGCTTCTCGTCTCGGTGCGCGAGGCCGATCTGGTCGCCGCGCGGGGTGCCGCGCACGCCGACGGCATCGCCGACCCGCTCCCGATCGGCGCTGCGCACCACATCGCGTGCGGCGGTGTGATCCAACGTGTCGTCCTCGGTCGGGAGGGCAGGATTCTGCGGATCGGGACGGAGGAGCGCATCTTCAACCGGCACCAGCGGCGGGCGATCGCACTCCGCGACGGAGGCTGCATCATCCCGAGTTGCGGCGCGCCGGCTGCCTGGTCCGAGATCCATCACGTCATCGAACACTCCCGCGGGGGACCCACCCACACCGACAACGGCGTGCTGCTGTGCTGGTTCCACCACCGATTCCTCGCCCATCACGGGTGGCAGATCCGGATGGTCCAGGGCGTTCCCGAGGTTCAGGCACCCACCTGGCTCGATCCGACACATCGATGGCGCAGGGTCACGAACTCACCGACCCGACTCGTCGAAGCCGTGATCCGGCGAACCTGAGGTCGCCTTCGGTCGCCCGCTCATTCCGGGCCGTGCCCTGCGCCGTTTCGGTGTGTGGAGTGGCATCTTCGTTCAGAGTCCGCGCGCCTGCGCGACCAAGTCCGCGTACACCCCGGCGCTCGGTTTCGCCGTGCGCTCGAACGTCTCGCGATCCACCTCGTGCAGACCGAGTTTCGGTCCGTAACCGAAGATCCACTTGAAATTGTCCATCAGCGTCCAGTGGCAGTAGCCGAGCACGGGCACGCCGTCGGCGATCGCCTGCGCGAGACCCTTGAGCGATGGCTCGATGAAGCTCGCCCGGACGGTGTCGTCTTCTGTGCCGATGCCGTGCTCACTGACGAGCACGGGCACCTGAGCGACCGAGTAGACGTATTCCACGGCGCCGCGCAGCGAGTCGGGCTCGACCGCCGTGCCCATGCCGTTCACTGCAACGCCCTCCGCAGCAGGCAAGCCACCGTCCGCGCCGTAGACGATCCGCTCATAGTTCTGCACGCCGACGAAGTCGTCGTCCAGGGCGAGTTCGAGCCAGTGCGCATAGACCTCTGCGCGCTTGCGGTCGCGAAGCTCTTCGCCGCCCGGCGCGGCGACGTCATCGACGATCGCCAGCGACAGTCCGACCGGCAGATCGGCGCGGCGCGCTTTGATGGCGGCCTTCGCTGCCTTGTGACCGGCAGTCATGCCCGCGCGCATCCCCGCGAAGTCTTCGTGCAGCATGACGTTGCCGGCCCGGTATCTGTCCACACCGGCTGCCGCGCTCGCCGCCTCGAGCGTCTTGCGCTCCAGCTCGACGATGAACTCGGGCAGGTGCGCCCAGGTGAGCATCTCGGGCAGATCCGGCTCGTTGAACGTCACGGCGAGGCGAATCCGGTCGCCGATGCGGTCCATGACGACGCCGCAGTAGCGAGCGAACAGCTCCGGCGACTCGGGCTCGAGCCACGCGCCGCGAGCGGCGAACCAGTGCGGAGACGTGAAGTGATTGAACGTGACGATCGGGGCAAGGCCGCGCGCGAGGCATCCGTCCACCACTGCCTCGTAGTGCGCCAGCGCCTCTTCGGAGAACTCGCCCTCTGCAGGCTCGACCCGCGCCCACTCCACCGAGAAGCGATAGGCGTTCAGCCCCATGCCGGCGACGAGATCGAGATCCGACTCCCACAGCTCCCAGCCGTTCGTCGCTTTGCCCGAGCGGTCCTGAAACACGGTCGGCGTGACGTTCTCGAGGAACCAGGTGTCGCTGTGGACGTTGTCGCCCTCGTTCTGGTGGCCGGCGGTAGCCACGCCCCAGAGGAAACCGGCGGGGAATCGGTCGATGGTCATGGGGCTCCTTGTTCTGCAACGTCGTCGATGGCGGAGGAAGCAAACCTCCCTCACCTACTTTACTCAGTAAAAGTGCTTTTCATGTGACGAAATTCGTGATAGAAACTCATCCAAGAGTTCGGCGCCCGGCCGATCGCGACGCAAAGGTGCACCGCCATGACCCGATCACACAGCCCACTCCGCCCCGTCCTGCGCTCACTCGCCGTGGCCGTGACGCTTGCCGTGGGCGTTTCGCTCGCTGCCTGCAGCAGTGGGACCGCCACTCCGAGCACCGCGCCCTCGGATTCCGCAGCCGCCGGCGCCGACGGTGCGCTGCGCATCGGCTTCTCGCCGTTCTCGATGCAGGTCCCCGCGTTCATCGGCCTGGCCGAGGGGCTCACGCATGCGGCAGAAGCCAGCGGCGACACCGTGATCACGGCCGACGCGAAGGGCGACCCGTCCACGCAGCTGCAGCAGATCCAGCAGTGGGTGCAGCTCGACCAGGTCGACGCCATCTGGGTGATCCCGCAGTCCGCCGAGGCCGTCGCCTCGGCGATCCAGCAGGCCGTCGATAAGGGCATCGTCGTCCTCGCGTCGGGCGTTCCGGCCGACTACGGCATGGATGAGGGCGCCGCGGGCATCAGCTTCTCGAACACCGACAACGTGGACTACGGCACGCAGATCGGCGACCTGACGGCGCAGTGCATCACCGAGCGCCTCGACGGCAGGGGCCAGATCATCTTCATGCAGAGCCCGAGCGGCGCGCAGAGCACTGAGGAGATCAACGACTCGATCAAGGCCGCAGTCGAGGCGGGCGCGCCCGACGCGACGTTCGTGAACGAGCAGGATGCCGCCGACCGCCTCGGTTCCGCCCAGATCGTCTCCAGCGCCCTGCAGGCCGCACCCGACGCCAACACCGTCATCGCGACCGACGACGAGTCCAGCCTGGGCGCTCTGGATGCCTTCAAGGCAGCGGGCAAGAACCCCGCCGACCTCTGCCTCATCGGGGCCGGTGGCAACGAAGAAGCCGTGGCCGCCGTCGACAGCGGCGACTTCTACGCCGAAGTCGCGTTCGACTTCATCGCCGACCTGACCCAGAACCTCGGCGAGCTGCACGCCCTTGCCGCCGACCCGTCGGCACCCGGCCAGCAGCTGACCATTCCGATCCAGGTCTTCACCCAGGAGTAGACCGCAAGTCCGCGAGCGAGAAGAAGACGGTGCGACGATGACCGATCAGAAGAACACCACCTCCCCGGGCCGGTCGGCCCCGGAGGCGGTGACCAGCCAGACCCGAGCATTCCCTGCGATCGACACCAGCGGGGGTGCCGGAGTGAAGGTGCTCATCTTCCTCCGCAACTGGGGCATCCTCGTGCTCTGGCTGCTTCTGGTCATCATCTTCGCCTTCTGGGCGAGCCCGTACTTCTTCACGCTCGCCAACGCGGCGCTCATCGCGAATGCGGCGGCACTGACCGCGATCTTCGCGGCAGCCGTGGGATTCGGCATCCTCAGCGGCGCGCTGGACCTGTCGATTCCCGGCTCCGCGACGATGGCCGCCGTCACGGGTGGTCTTGCCATCAGCAGCGGCGCGCCGGCGTGGCTCGGCATCATCCTCGCGATCGCGGTGGGTGTCGCGGTCGGCGCGGTCAACGGCATCCTCGTCCAGCGCGGTCTCAATCCGCTCGTGGTGACGATCGCCATGCTGACGGTGTTGACCGGACTGGCCCAAGTCGTTTCGGGCGGACTGCCGATCACGGGAATCACTGAACTGACCTGGATGGGCAGCACGAGCTACTGGGGCATCCCCGCACCGGTGATCGTCGTGGGACTCGTCTATCTGGTCGGCTGGTTCTACCTCACCCAGACCCGTTCCGGAGTGCGCGTGATGGCGGTCGGCGGCAACATCGACGCGGTCCGTCGCGTCGGCATCCGCGCCGATCGGTACCGCATCCTCGGGTTCATCCTGTCCGGCATCTGTGCCGCGATCGGTGGTCTGCTCGTGATGGCGACCACCACGCAGGCCTCGCCGAACCCCAGCGTCGACCTTCTGTTCAGCGCCATCACGGCGGTGGCACTCTCGGGCATGCCGCTCACGGGCGGGCGGGGTAGCCTGCCGCGCGTCCTCGTGGGCGCGCTGATCATCGCCACGGTGGCGAGCGCGCTCATCATCCGCGGCATCCCGCCGTACTGGGCGACGATCGTCACCGGTGTGCTGCTGATCCTCGCGCTCACGTTCGAGCGCGTGATGTCCGCCGCGGTCGCCAAGCGACTGGCGCCGCCGCCCACCGCCACACTTGCCAGCGCGCCCGCCGCGGTGCCCGCTGCGGCCACGACCACGCCGAAGGAGGCCTGAAATGGCCACGTCCGAGAAGGCACGGCCGATCCCGGCCGGTCTGAAGCTGACCGGAATCGACCTGAACTACGGCTTCGTCAAGGCGCTCGACGGCGTCGACGTCGAGGTCAGGCCCGGGGAGGTCGTCGCGTTGCTCGGCGACAACGGCGCCGGCAAGTCGACGCTCCTGAAGGTCATGTCGGGCGCGCACCGTCCCTCCTCCGGCACCATCGAGGTGGGTGGCGAGGTCACGGAGTTCCGTTCGCCGCGGGATGCCTCGGCCGCCGGCATCGAGATGGTCTATCAGGACCTCGCGCTGATCGATGCCGCCGATATCGCCACCAACCTCACCCTCGGCCGCGAGCCGGTGCGGAAGGGGCTGCTCGGGTGGCTCGGCATTCTCGACAAGAAGGGCATGCGGCGCGAAGCGCGAAAGGAGCTCGAGGCGCTGCGCGTCACCACCGCTCCCGTCACCCGCCCTGTCGAGATGCTCTCGGGCGGTCAGCGTCAGGTCGTTGCCCTCGCCAGGTCCGCCGTCCGCGTCACCTCTCGCGGCCAGGGCGCGCTGCTGCTGGATGAGCCCACTGCGGCCCTCGGCTACGCGCAGACGCGGCAGGTGGAGGACCTGATCCGCCGTATGGCCGAGCGGGGGATCGCCGTCGTGGTCGTCACCCACAATCTTCCGCTCTGCTTCGCCGTCGCCGACCGCATCGTGGTGCTCAACCGCGGCCGCAAGGTCGCGGACATCCCGACAGTCGACACCGACAACGACGCGGTCGTCGGCTGGATCACCGGCGCCCGGGCGCCGCAGCCCGGCTTGGAGCGTGCGCTGCTGTGATCGGATTCGCTCAGTGAGGGTCCTCGGCCTCTCCGCCGGTGCTCCCGACGGCAGCGCGGAGATCATCCTGAAAGAGGCGTTGCGGGGTGCGCAGGATGCCGGAGCCGACGTCGAGCTGGTCCGTCTGCGCGACCTCGTGCTGACGAGCGGTCCCGACGCGTCATCGGATGACGCCGACTGGTTCTGGGACCGGCTGATGGACAGCGATGGTCTGATCGTCTCGTCGCCGATCTACTCGCGCACCGTGCCCGGACTGCTGCGGCTGCTCGGCGACAAGATCTCAGGACCCCAGTCCGACGTCGCGTTCACCTCGGAACTGCTCAGGATGCGCGCCGAGGGAACGCCGATCTCCGTCGACTTCGCGATCGACGAGCGCGTGCTGCGACCGCGGGTGGCGGGGTTCCTCGCTGTGGGAGGATCGCTGCCGAGCCGTTGGAAGACACTGACCCTCCCGATCATGCACACGCTCACCGCATCGGCGCAGATCGCGGTCGTCGACCAGGTCGAGTTCGCCGGCGCGGGCAGTCCCGCCTCGATCGTCCTCGACGCTGAGGCGCTCGAGCGATCGCGACGACTGGGCTTCACGGTGGGTGAACAGCTGGGCCGGTCGTACGAGGACGCGCAATACCGCGGCGAGCCTGGTGCCTGCCCGCTCTGCCACCTGTCGGTCGTCGCCCTGATCGGGACGCACGCCGAGTGCGCGACATGCGGCGCCGTCGGCGTTCTGCGTCAGAACGATGGCGCGATGACCCTCGAACTCACCGCGGAGGGAGCGCTGCGGTCGATCCTCTCGCTCCACGAAAAGGTCGACCATTTTCACGAGGTTCAGCAGACCGCCGCACGCCACGCGCCGTTGCGCGAGAAGATCGACTCGGCCAAGGACGAGTACGCGGCGTGGGACCCGCGAGTGTTCCCATCCACACCTGTGATTCCAAGGAGGCAATCATGAGCACTTTCCCCACCGACGACCCGGACAAGGTCGAATTCGCCGGCATCCTGCCCGCAGCGGCGAAACCGTTCGTGCTCGGCAACGGCGAGGGCGAGAAATCCCTCGTCTTCGACCAGCTGTTCAACATCCTGCTGTCGGCAGACGAGACCGACGACCAGTACGGCGCGTTCACGATGGTCGGCCCGAAGGGTGACCGCATCCCCGCACACAAGCACTTCAAGACGCACGAGATCTTCTACGTCGTGGACGGCGAGATCAGCATCTGGATGGATGACGAAGCCGACTATCACTCGAGGACGACGCTGACGACGGGCGACTTCGCGTTCATCCCCGCGAACGTCGTGCACGCGTTCCAGATCCACAACACCACCAAGGTGTTCGGGGTCGGCACGGCCGGTTTCGAGCGATTCTTCCACGCGATGGGTCAGAAGACCGACCTGACGGAGCCGCAGGGCGTCTACGTTCCGGACTACTCGACGATGCGCGCCGCGGGCGAGAAGTACTGGACGCAGTTCATGCCCGAGTTCCAGTTCCGCGACTGAGCCGATGGGTTCGCTCTCCGAGATCGACTTCGCCCAGCCGGTCGGGTTCCGTCCGCTGTCGCTCGACCTGCGGACGCCGGATGACCAGGGAGGGGCAGTCGCTCCTCTGATCGTCTTCGTGCACGGCGGAGGCTGGCGGATCGGCAGTCGGAAGATGTTCTGCCCGTCGATGGTCGACGATGACCCGTTCGAGCGGATCGTCGCCGCGGGATTCGCCGTCGCCTCGGTCGAGTACCGGCTGAGCGCGGAGGCCGTCTTCCCCGCGCAGACCGAGGACGTCGCCGCTGCGCTGGGCTGGTTGCGAGCCCACGGCGACCGATACGACTACGACCCGTCGCGCGTGGTGCTGTGGGGGGAGTCAGCCGGTGCGACGCTGGCTGCGCTGGTGGGACTGCAGGATGCCGCGGTCCGCGGCATCATCGACTGGTACGGGCCCTCCGACCTGCCGGCCATGGGAGCACAGCTCGGCAATGCGGATGATCCGGCGTCCCGCGAAGCGCAGTGGCTCGGCGCATCGGCCGGGGCGGATCCCGAACGTGCTCGGGCGGCGAGTCCGGTGGCCCATGTGGTCGCTGGCGCACCACCGTTCCTGATCGCGCACGGCCTCGCCGACGAGGCGGTGCCTTTCGCACAGAGCGAGCTGCTCGCCGCGCGCCTGGCCGAAGTGGGCACGCCCGTCGAGCTCGAGCTCGTTCCGGGCGCCGGCCACATGTGGCACGGTGACGACGTCGATCGGCGCGGACTGCTGGACCGGGCGATCGCGTTCGCACATCGCGCGACCGCGTGACGGCATGACGCCTGACCGCCTGGCGCCTGACCGCCTGGCGCCTGACCGCCTGGCGCCTGACCGCCTGGCGCCTGACCGCGTGACGGCCTGACCGCCTGGCGCCTGACCGCCTGGCACCCTCACCGGCTGACGCCCTCGATCCTGGATCCCTCGCCGCCGGATCAGGAGATCTTGCCGGGACAGGACGATTCGGCCGGGATCGTCCTGTTCCGGTGGAATCACCTGATCTCGTGCGAGCCGTCGGCGAACGGCGGCCGGGCCGGCCTCTCCCGATGAGGCTCAGGCTGACCGCAGCCGCCGCGAGATGTCGTCTGCCGTCTGACGCAAGCGGCCCAGCAGCGGACCGCGCAGCGACGCCAGGTCGTGACGCGATGCTGCGACCGCGATGTTGATCGCCGCGGCGGGCTGGGACGGGTTCCGCCCGAACACAGGTACCGAGACCGAGCGAAGGCCGGCTGCGACCTCTTCGTCCTGCAGGGCGTACCCCTGCTCGCGGATGGTCGCCAGCCGCTCGCCGAGCTCCTTGAGCGTTGCGGCGGCATTCGGCCCCGCATCTCTCGCGAAGTCGTGACCGGCCAGTGCGGCCGCGAGCTCATCTGGGCTGAGGTAGGCCAGCAGCAGCTTGCCCATCGACGTGTACGCGGCGGGCAGGGTCGAGC
This portion of the Microbacterium pygmaeum genome encodes:
- a CDS encoding quercetin 2,3-dioxygenase, with translation MSTFPTDDPDKVEFAGILPAAAKPFVLGNGEGEKSLVFDQLFNILLSADETDDQYGAFTMVGPKGDRIPAHKHFKTHEIFYVVDGEISIWMDDEADYHSRTTLTTGDFAFIPANVVHAFQIHNTTKVFGVGTAGFERFFHAMGQKTDLTEPQGVYVPDYSTMRAAGEKYWTQFMPEFQFRD
- a CDS encoding ABC transporter permease produces the protein MTDQKNTTSPGRSAPEAVTSQTRAFPAIDTSGGAGVKVLIFLRNWGILVLWLLLVIIFAFWASPYFFTLANAALIANAAALTAIFAAAVGFGILSGALDLSIPGSATMAAVTGGLAISSGAPAWLGIILAIAVGVAVGAVNGILVQRGLNPLVVTIAMLTVLTGLAQVVSGGLPITGITELTWMGSTSYWGIPAPVIVVGLVYLVGWFYLTQTRSGVRVMAVGGNIDAVRRVGIRADRYRILGFILSGICAAIGGLLVMATTTQASPNPSVDLLFSAITAVALSGMPLTGGRGSLPRVLVGALIIATVASALIIRGIPPYWATIVTGVLLILALTFERVMSAAVAKRLAPPPTATLASAPAAVPAAATTTPKEA
- a CDS encoding sugar ABC transporter substrate-binding protein — translated: MTRSHSPLRPVLRSLAVAVTLAVGVSLAACSSGTATPSTAPSDSAAAGADGALRIGFSPFSMQVPAFIGLAEGLTHAAEASGDTVITADAKGDPSTQLQQIQQWVQLDQVDAIWVIPQSAEAVASAIQQAVDKGIVVLASGVPADYGMDEGAAGISFSNTDNVDYGTQIGDLTAQCITERLDGRGQIIFMQSPSGAQSTEEINDSIKAAVEAGAPDATFVNEQDAADRLGSAQIVSSALQAAPDANTVIATDDESSLGALDAFKAAGKNPADLCLIGAGGNEEAVAAVDSGDFYAEVAFDFIADLTQNLGELHALAADPSAPGQQLTIPIQVFTQE
- a CDS encoding flavodoxin family protein, whose translation is MRVLGLSAGAPDGSAEIILKEALRGAQDAGADVELVRLRDLVLTSGPDASSDDADWFWDRLMDSDGLIVSSPIYSRTVPGLLRLLGDKISGPQSDVAFTSELLRMRAEGTPISVDFAIDERVLRPRVAGFLAVGGSLPSRWKTLTLPIMHTLTASAQIAVVDQVEFAGAGSPASIVLDAEALERSRRLGFTVGEQLGRSYEDAQYRGEPGACPLCHLSVVALIGTHAECATCGAVGVLRQNDGAMTLELTAEGALRSILSLHEKVDHFHEVQQTAARHAPLREKIDSAKDEYAAWDPRVFPSTPVIPRRQS
- a CDS encoding ATP-binding cassette domain-containing protein; this encodes MATSEKARPIPAGLKLTGIDLNYGFVKALDGVDVEVRPGEVVALLGDNGAGKSTLLKVMSGAHRPSSGTIEVGGEVTEFRSPRDASAAGIEMVYQDLALIDAADIATNLTLGREPVRKGLLGWLGILDKKGMRREARKELEALRVTTAPVTRPVEMLSGGQRQVVALARSAVRVTSRGQGALLLDEPTAALGYAQTRQVEDLIRRMAERGIAVVVVTHNLPLCFAVADRIVVLNRGRKVADIPTVDTDNDAVVGWITGARAPQPGLERALL
- a CDS encoding glycoside hydrolase family 1 protein; amino-acid sequence: MTIDRFPAGFLWGVATAGHQNEGDNVHSDTWFLENVTPTVFQDRSGKATNGWELWESDLDLVAGMGLNAYRFSVEWARVEPAEGEFSEEALAHYEAVVDGCLARGLAPIVTFNHFTSPHWFAARGAWLEPESPELFARYCGVVMDRIGDRIRLAVTFNEPDLPEMLTWAHLPEFIVELERKTLEAASAAAGVDRYRAGNVMLHEDFAGMRAGMTAGHKAAKAAIKARRADLPVGLSLAIVDDVAAPGGEELRDRKRAEVYAHWLELALDDDFVGVQNYERIVYGADGGLPAAEGVAVNGMGTAVEPDSLRGAVEYVYSVAQVPVLVSEHGIGTEDDTVRASFIEPSLKGLAQAIADGVPVLGYCHWTLMDNFKWIFGYGPKLGLHEVDRETFERTAKPSAGVYADLVAQARGL
- a CDS encoding alpha/beta hydrolase, coding for MGSLSEIDFAQPVGFRPLSLDLRTPDDQGGAVAPLIVFVHGGGWRIGSRKMFCPSMVDDDPFERIVAAGFAVASVEYRLSAEAVFPAQTEDVAAALGWLRAHGDRYDYDPSRVVLWGESAGATLAALVGLQDAAVRGIIDWYGPSDLPAMGAQLGNADDPASREAQWLGASAGADPERARAASPVAHVVAGAPPFLIAHGLADEAVPFAQSELLAARLAEVGTPVELELVPGAGHMWHGDDVDRRGLLDRAIAFAHRATA